A genomic window from Treponema maltophilum ATCC 51939 includes:
- the lgt gene encoding prolipoprotein diacylglyceryl transferase, with the protein MFLAIQYPSWLHPQIFPGVPFLNIIHWYGLMYVCAFATAIWIFTKLQKEGMLDSPEKKATQDDVFSFFTFGIVGLLLGARVFSTLVYDQSGVYRQEPWLIFWPFSKSGTFTGLAGMSYHGGFIGGLAGMLIWCAKNKRPALQWMDAMGTAIPLGYTFGRLGNFFNAELYGRITTVPWGMIFPDAPKFSLSIGWVRKIAEEAGLRIAADATLVNLPRHPSQLYEAFFEGIVLFALLWFLRKKKPFHGFLTAVYTGGYGIVRFIIEYFREPDADIGYRISVQTDAPIYFNQSLLNLSTGQVFCLAMILSSCILLAVLAIRSRKRRPSS; encoded by the coding sequence ATGTTTTTGGCAATACAATACCCTTCATGGCTCCATCCGCAAATTTTTCCCGGAGTTCCGTTTTTAAACATCATACATTGGTACGGTCTTATGTACGTGTGCGCGTTTGCAACCGCCATATGGATTTTTACCAAACTGCAAAAAGAAGGCATGCTCGATTCGCCCGAAAAAAAAGCGACGCAGGATGACGTTTTCAGTTTTTTCACCTTCGGCATTGTCGGTCTGCTGTTAGGCGCCCGCGTGTTCTCTACGCTTGTATACGACCAAAGCGGCGTATACCGGCAGGAACCATGGCTTATTTTTTGGCCGTTCAGCAAATCCGGTACCTTCACCGGTTTAGCCGGCATGTCCTATCACGGCGGCTTTATCGGCGGCTTGGCCGGTATGCTTATATGGTGCGCCAAAAACAAACGCCCCGCACTGCAATGGATGGACGCAATGGGAACGGCGATTCCGCTCGGCTACACCTTCGGACGCCTCGGCAACTTTTTTAACGCCGAGCTGTACGGGCGCATTACGACCGTCCCGTGGGGTATGATTTTTCCCGATGCGCCGAAGTTTTCGCTGTCGATCGGTTGGGTACGCAAAATAGCCGAAGAAGCCGGCCTGCGCATTGCCGCCGATGCGACACTCGTCAATTTGCCGCGCCACCCCAGCCAATTGTACGAAGCCTTTTTTGAAGGCATTGTCCTTTTTGCGCTTTTATGGTTTTTGCGCAAAAAAAAGCCCTTCCATGGTTTTTTAACCGCAGTCTATACGGGAGGCTACGGCATCGTACGCTTTATTATAGAATATTTCCGCGAACCCGATGCCGACATCGGCTACCGAATCAGCGTACAGACCGACGCTCCCATTTACTTTAATCAGTCATTGCTCAATTTATCGACCGGCCAAGTTTTTTGCCTTGCGATGATTTTATCTTCGTGCATACTTCTCGCTGTCCTCGCAATCCGCAGCCGGAAGCGACGGCCGTCATCATAA
- a CDS encoding SH3 domain-containing protein: MKKRVLYTFLFFLFPIFLYSQGLVIDERDIASLIPENFVKNFCARTDGVNDKATDITFKDMTIEQKRIRYTYETYDIYIKDIPKKAKQRFFGSTLLSEFGEEYGYNRRLAEPYYSRGFITYNEIVELLTKAAKDEYVLFDDRESLTSGVRFSLYKKLRHNKNIIGESAVGFSEGEGAFCPQMYIIECAFLNGEDRISFIKMYCYDWNLDIVSFFPEYFRRDTYVDTWAFISGKEQEQFREQIEKRSKRLPPWMLEFLDYYDKLYISVQNLFDMQLPFETTVFYTQANLNIRDKAGTDGTKLRMITMGTRLRLLEIGAKDKIDGITAPWVKVRLPDGTEGWCFSGYITAKKIYKAVLDRETPIIKNSGNGNKKLDSIDNLIIDNKMIRLGDKKPKGMISNTILEAPFMEFYKFGDIEGYESLDTIIGWNNMNAVIFITTVAPTARTQSGITIGSSRQEVIRAYGEEYLSTKNRIQYINNEFELVGMIFYFENNKVIRITCFTHI; this comes from the coding sequence ATGAAAAAGAGAGTGCTGTATACGTTTCTATTCTTTCTTTTTCCGATATTTTTGTATTCGCAGGGGCTTGTTATTGATGAACGCGATATAGCCTCTCTTATACCTGAAAACTTTGTGAAAAATTTTTGTGCACGGACGGATGGAGTAAATGATAAAGCAACCGATATCACGTTTAAGGATATGACGATAGAACAAAAAAGAATTCGTTATACCTATGAAACGTATGATATCTATATAAAAGATATTCCCAAAAAAGCAAAACAACGCTTTTTCGGTAGTACCTTGCTGTCCGAATTCGGTGAAGAATATGGATATAATCGCCGTCTTGCAGAACCGTATTACAGTAGAGGTTTTATAACTTACAATGAGATAGTAGAACTTTTAACTAAAGCCGCAAAAGATGAGTATGTACTTTTTGACGATAGAGAAAGTCTGACATCAGGTGTACGCTTTTCTCTTTATAAAAAGCTACGACATAATAAAAATATTATCGGAGAATCAGCAGTAGGCTTTTCAGAAGGAGAAGGAGCATTCTGTCCCCAAATGTATATAATAGAATGTGCTTTCCTAAACGGAGAAGACCGTATTTCTTTTATAAAGATGTACTGTTATGATTGGAATTTGGACATTGTATCTTTTTTCCCGGAATATTTTAGAAGGGATACGTATGTAGATACATGGGCTTTTATTTCGGGAAAAGAGCAAGAACAATTCAGAGAACAGATCGAAAAGCGTTCAAAGCGACTTCCGCCCTGGATGCTTGAATTTTTGGATTACTATGACAAACTGTATATATCCGTACAAAATTTATTTGATATGCAGCTTCCGTTTGAAACAACCGTATTTTACACACAGGCAAATTTAAATATCCGCGACAAGGCGGGTACGGACGGAACAAAACTGCGTATGATAACCATGGGAACACGGCTGCGGCTACTTGAAATCGGCGCAAAAGATAAAATCGACGGCATAACTGCGCCGTGGGTAAAGGTGCGTTTACCGGACGGTACGGAGGGTTGGTGCTTTTCGGGGTATATAACTGCGAAAAAAATATATAAAGCTGTTCTCGATAGAGAAACACCTATTATAAAGAATTCCGGCAACGGTAATAAAAAGCTTGACAGTATTGATAATCTTATCATTGATAATAAAATGATAAGGCTGGGGGATAAAAAGCCTAAGGGGATGATTTCCAATACTATATTGGAAGCTCCTTTTATGGAATTTTATAAATTCGGCGATATAGAAGGATATGAGAGTCTCGACACTATAATAGGTTGGAATAATATGAATGCCGTTATATTTATTACAACTGTTGCCCCTACTGCTCGCACGCAATCAGGTATTACAATCGGTTCATCAAGGCAAGAAGTTATTCGTGCTTATGGCGAAGAATATTTGTCTACTAAAAACAGGATACAATATATCAATAATGAGTTTGAATTGGTCGGTATGATTTTTTATTTTGAAAATAATAAGGTAATACGGATTACTTGTTTTACGCATATATAA
- a CDS encoding branched-chain amino acid ABC transporter permease, with protein MEVGNMIIRQLVNGLSLGSMYALIALGYTMVYGIVKLINFAHGDILMIGAYCGFFILASWGATPVFLLIAFVFAMAMCALIAVLIERFAYRPLRSAPRLNSLITAIAVSLILQNGARVLPFMGPEPRQYPTPQTVNIDIGSISVSNIDLIVILLSAFLMIVLNYIINKTKTGKAMRAVSFDMQAASLMGISVDKTIAFTFALGAVLAAAGGILYATAYPQVEPVMGTMPGLKAFVAAVLGGIGSVPGAMLGGYILGIAETFTKGFLSSQFADAISFAILIIILLVKPTGLMGSTKREKV; from the coding sequence ATGGAAGTCGGCAATATGATTATTCGGCAGCTTGTCAACGGTTTGTCGCTTGGCAGCATGTACGCCCTTATCGCCTTAGGCTATACGATGGTCTACGGTATCGTAAAGTTGATTAACTTTGCGCACGGCGATATTCTTATGATCGGGGCATATTGCGGCTTCTTTATTTTGGCCTCGTGGGGTGCAACTCCCGTATTCTTGTTGATTGCTTTTGTTTTTGCCATGGCGATGTGTGCTTTAATCGCCGTTTTAATAGAACGCTTTGCGTACCGTCCGCTGAGAAGTGCGCCCCGCCTTAATTCGCTGATTACGGCGATCGCCGTTTCGCTGATTTTGCAAAACGGTGCGCGCGTTCTTCCGTTTATGGGACCCGAACCCCGCCAGTACCCGACGCCGCAAACCGTCAACATCGATATAGGATCGATTTCCGTTTCGAATATCGACCTTATCGTTATTCTCTTGTCCGCTTTTTTGATGATTGTACTCAATTACATTATCAATAAAACAAAAACGGGAAAGGCGATGCGTGCGGTATCGTTCGACATGCAGGCGGCAAGTCTCATGGGGATTTCGGTCGATAAAACGATTGCGTTTACCTTTGCGCTCGGCGCCGTTCTTGCCGCAGCCGGCGGTATTTTGTATGCGACCGCATACCCGCAGGTTGAGCCGGTTATGGGAACCATGCCGGGCTTAAAAGCCTTTGTCGCGGCCGTTTTGGGCGGCATCGGATCGGTTCCGGGCGCCATGCTCGGCGGTTATATCCTCGGTATTGCCGAAACGTTTACAAAGGGCTTTTTATCTTCCCAATTTGCCGATGCCATATCGTTTGCAATTTTAATTATCATACTGCTGGTTAAGCCCACGGGCCTTATGGGCAGTACAAAGCGTGAAAAGGTGTGA
- the tkt gene encoding transketolase has translation MNIKALNAVSLSVRSLAMDAIQKANSGHPGLPLGCAELAAVLYGEIMKHNPADSRWVDRDRFILSAGHGSMFDYAILHLSGYKVSLKDIRNFRQLGSSCAGHPEYGLTDGVEATTGPLGQGIAMAVGMALAETVLAAQFNTAKHKIVDHYTYTLVGEGCLMEGVSSEASSFAGSMKLGKLIVFYDKNNITIDGATDGVFGEDVAERYKAYGWQVLHGSMYDMENIVLLTEQAKSDERPSLIILDSVIGKGAPTVAGTSKAHGSPLGDAGIAAAKKELGLPLDKEFYVVPEAREYFKSKSEGWAKKENEWKALFADWAQENPELAKEWKRFFAGKPSKKPLMSLYKEGDSLATRNASGTALLELSKVYTNLIGGSADLQGPNCTKLADTTAYSPSSRGGRYIHFGIREFAMAAISNGIALHGGFRPFCATFLVFADYLRPALRLSALMRQPVIYVLTHDSIFVGEDGPTHQPIETLASLRAIPNLRVLRPGDAEETAEAWKAALASKESPVCIALSRQSLPVYKKDDPDWRTTFSCGAYIVQKGGTKPDVTIFASGSEVSLALEAAKNVTGKKVRVVSVVDRELFRSQPAAVKEAVAGRGGRRIVAEAGSPMGWEGFASSEKDLFCLHSFGESAPGSQVAKHFGFTADALAKLITG, from the coding sequence ATGAACATAAAAGCGCTTAATGCGGTATCTCTTTCCGTGCGCAGTCTTGCGATGGACGCGATTCAAAAAGCGAATTCGGGACACCCGGGCTTGCCGCTCGGCTGTGCGGAACTTGCCGCCGTACTCTACGGCGAAATCATGAAACACAATCCGGCCGATTCCCGTTGGGTCGACCGCGACCGCTTTATTTTGTCGGCGGGACACGGTTCGATGTTCGACTATGCGATTTTGCACTTGAGCGGCTATAAAGTATCGCTCAAAGACATACGGAATTTCCGTCAGCTCGGTTCCTCATGTGCGGGACACCCCGAATACGGCTTAACCGACGGCGTGGAAGCGACGACCGGGCCCTTGGGGCAGGGCATTGCGATGGCCGTAGGTATGGCGCTTGCCGAAACCGTTTTGGCCGCACAATTCAATACCGCAAAGCATAAAATCGTAGACCATTATACATATACGCTCGTCGGCGAAGGCTGCCTTATGGAAGGCGTTTCGTCGGAAGCGTCGAGTTTTGCCGGCAGCATGAAGCTCGGAAAGCTCATCGTCTTTTACGATAAAAACAATATAACGATCGACGGCGCTACCGACGGTGTTTTCGGCGAAGATGTCGCCGAACGGTATAAAGCCTACGGCTGGCAAGTGCTGCACGGCTCTATGTACGATATGGAAAACATCGTCTTACTGACCGAACAGGCAAAATCGGACGAACGGCCGTCGCTGATTATTCTCGATTCGGTTATCGGAAAGGGCGCGCCGACGGTTGCCGGAACATCGAAAGCGCACGGTTCTCCGCTCGGAGATGCCGGTATCGCCGCGGCGAAAAAAGAACTCGGACTTCCCCTCGATAAAGAATTTTACGTTGTGCCCGAAGCCCGCGAGTATTTTAAATCAAAAAGCGAAGGCTGGGCAAAAAAAGAAAACGAGTGGAAAGCGTTGTTTGCCGACTGGGCACAAGAAAATCCGGAACTTGCAAAAGAATGGAAGCGCTTTTTTGCCGGGAAACCTTCGAAAAAGCCGCTTATGAGTTTGTACAAAGAAGGCGATTCGCTTGCAACGCGGAATGCTTCGGGTACGGCTTTGCTGGAATTAAGTAAAGTCTATACGAATTTAATCGGCGGCTCGGCGGACTTGCAGGGGCCGAACTGCACTAAGCTCGCGGACACGACGGCCTATTCGCCTTCGTCGCGCGGCGGCCGCTACATTCACTTCGGTATACGCGAGTTTGCGATGGCGGCGATTTCGAACGGTATCGCCCTGCACGGCGGATTTCGCCCGTTTTGCGCAACCTTTTTGGTTTTTGCCGACTATCTGCGCCCCGCTTTACGCTTGTCGGCTTTGATGCGCCAACCGGTTATCTATGTACTGACCCATGATTCGATTTTTGTCGGCGAAGACGGGCCGACCCATCAGCCGATTGAAACGCTTGCGTCTTTGCGCGCCATTCCGAACCTGCGGGTACTGCGCCCGGGAGATGCCGAAGAAACGGCCGAAGCGTGGAAGGCGGCGCTCGCTTCAAAAGAAAGCCCCGTTTGCATCGCGCTGAGCAGGCAGTCTTTGCCGGTGTACAAAAAGGACGATCCCGACTGGCGCACGACCTTTTCGTGCGGCGCATACATTGTGCAAAAGGGCGGCACAAAGCCCGACGTTACGATTTTTGCATCCGGTTCGGAAGTATCGCTCGCGCTCGAAGCGGCTAAAAACGTTACGGGCAAAAAGGTGCGCGTCGTTTCGGTTGTTGACCGCGAACTGTTCCGTTCCCAGCCTGCGGCGGTTAAAGAAGCCGTTGCGGGAAGGGGCGGCCGCCGTATCGTTGCCGAAGCCGGAAGCCCCATGGGCTGGGAAGGCTTTGCGTCGAGCGAAAAAGATTTGTTTTGCCTGCATTCATTCGGCGAGTCGGCGCCGGGTTCGCAGGTTGCAAAACACTTCGGCTTTACCGCCGACGCTTTGGCAAAACTTATAACCGGATAA
- a CDS encoding ABC transporter ATP-binding protein: MLNVTDLTVHYGAIEALHGISFEVNEGEIISLIGSNGAGKTTTLHALSNIVKKTRGTVMFEGQDITRLAPDSIVRTGLIQVPEGRRIFANMSVHENLELGAYTRTDRSGIKSDMEKVFTLFPRLKERIRQTGGTLSGGEQQMLAMGRALMSKPKLLLLDEPSMGLAPILVDEIFSIIKEINAEGTTILLVEQNAFKALNIAHRAYILETGSVVKTAEASSLIKDESVKKAYLGG, translated from the coding sequence ATGCTTAACGTAACAGATTTAACCGTACATTACGGCGCAATAGAAGCTTTGCACGGCATTTCGTTTGAAGTGAATGAAGGCGAAATAATTTCCCTTATCGGTTCGAACGGAGCGGGAAAAACGACCACGCTTCACGCATTGTCGAATATCGTAAAAAAAACACGCGGAACCGTTATGTTTGAGGGACAGGACATAACCCGCCTCGCGCCCGACTCCATAGTTCGCACGGGACTTATCCAAGTGCCGGAAGGCCGGCGTATTTTTGCAAATATGAGCGTTCACGAAAACCTCGAGTTGGGCGCTTATACGCGAACAGACCGCAGCGGTATAAAAAGCGATATGGAAAAAGTGTTTACGCTTTTCCCCCGCTTAAAGGAGCGCATCCGTCAAACGGGCGGCACGCTTTCCGGCGGAGAACAGCAAATGCTTGCTATGGGGCGCGCTCTTATGTCGAAGCCCAAACTGCTCCTGCTCGACGAACCGTCCATGGGGCTTGCCCCTATTTTGGTCGATGAAATTTTTTCGATAATTAAAGAAATCAATGCCGAGGGCACGACGATTTTATTGGTTGAGCAAAACGCGTTTAAGGCCTTGAATATTGCGCACAGAGCGTATATTCTGGAAACGGGATCCGTCGTAAAAACCGCCGAAGCGTCTTCGCTTATAAAAGACGAATCGGTAAAAAAAGCATATCTAGGCGGATAA
- a CDS encoding NADase-type glycan-binding domain-containing protein, which produces MVKKTNLTLIMTVILFCLGLPAGYAEDGTVIAEYRYGGLELRESYVILTAQKAFFGNLYTSRVPPSLTEINGYTIRTEHAIPFLIRGEENKQFIILWNDEVCYLFKNSRIAPYKGAEGPVYVGLEKSECLSYVLTPAKATTASSFLKEPATATRPRMDYAPENLERFGLDAPWVENAPGAGIGEKVRFSVADDDGEFAIGKTVGFYIFNGFISFERPDLYKKNSRVKKIKMTDMKTNKSRVIALQDTPNPQFIDINDFAGTEVELEIVEVYPGTHYEDTCIGGIVLKRLRK; this is translated from the coding sequence ATGGTAAAAAAAACAAACCTGACTCTGATTATGACAGTGATTTTATTTTGTCTCGGCTTGCCGGCCGGTTATGCGGAAGACGGCACTGTCATTGCGGAATATCGATATGGCGGCTTGGAGCTTAGAGAATCTTATGTTATTTTGACTGCACAAAAGGCTTTTTTCGGTAATTTATATACATCACGAGTGCCGCCTTCTTTAACGGAGATCAATGGGTATACAATACGGACGGAACACGCAATTCCGTTCCTTATCAGAGGCGAAGAGAATAAACAATTTATTATTTTATGGAATGATGAAGTGTGTTATTTATTCAAGAACAGTCGTATCGCGCCGTACAAGGGTGCTGAAGGCCCTGTATATGTAGGACTCGAAAAATCCGAATGTCTGTCGTATGTACTTACACCTGCAAAGGCTACAACTGCATCTTCTTTCCTGAAAGAGCCGGCTACGGCAACAAGGCCGCGTATGGATTATGCACCGGAAAATCTGGAAAGATTCGGCTTGGATGCTCCGTGGGTCGAAAATGCGCCGGGGGCGGGGATCGGAGAAAAAGTTCGTTTTTCGGTTGCCGATGACGATGGAGAGTTCGCTATAGGTAAAACGGTCGGATTTTATATTTTCAACGGATTTATTTCATTTGAGCGGCCTGATTTATATAAAAAGAATTCTCGCGTCAAGAAAATCAAAATGACCGACATGAAAACAAATAAGAGTCGGGTAATAGCATTACAAGATACACCGAACCCGCAGTTTATCGATATAAATGATTTTGCAGGAACCGAAGTTGAATTGGAAATTGTCGAAGTGTATCCGGGTACGCACTATGAAGACACCTGTATCGGGGGAATTGTATTAAAACGTCTGCGAAAGTAG
- a CDS encoding CBS and ACT domain-containing protein: protein MIVADVMTKNPVCIAPDMSVNDVKALMTKEGVSKFPVLDKNDNLVGIVTKKDLLKAGPSPATTLDMYEISYLLSKLKVDKIMEKDVSIVQETEVVEEAARIMADKDITCLPVMRGSLLVGIVTEKDLFHAFVDMFGARHQGVRATFSLDEKPGQIARLAKAIADSDGNIVSLVTAEGEDVKHRRCMVKVSGLKKDALQNILKDTGAVVEDIR from the coding sequence ATGATTGTTGCCGATGTTATGACTAAAAATCCGGTGTGTATTGCTCCCGATATGTCCGTAAACGACGTTAAAGCGCTTATGACAAAGGAAGGGGTGAGCAAATTCCCCGTTTTGGATAAAAACGATAACCTTGTAGGGATTGTTACAAAAAAAGACTTACTTAAAGCCGGCCCGTCGCCCGCTACGACGCTGGACATGTACGAAATAAGCTATTTGCTGTCGAAGCTTAAAGTCGACAAGATAATGGAAAAAGACGTAAGCATCGTGCAGGAAACGGAAGTGGTCGAAGAAGCCGCGCGCATTATGGCCGATAAAGACATTACCTGCCTGCCCGTTATGCGCGGCAGCCTTTTAGTCGGCATCGTTACCGAAAAAGATCTCTTCCACGCCTTTGTGGATATGTTCGGCGCCCGTCATCAGGGAGTGCGCGCCACGTTTTCGCTCGATGAAAAACCGGGTCAAATTGCGCGCCTTGCAAAAGCCATTGCCGACTCGGACGGGAACATCGTGTCGCTCGTAACCGCCGAAGGAGAAGACGTAAAACACCGGCGCTGCATGGTAAAGGTTTCCGGCTTAAAAAAAGACGCTTTGCAAAATATCTTAAAAGACACAGGCGCCGTTGTCGAAGATATCCGCTAG
- a CDS encoding Hsp20/alpha crystallin family protein, with protein MNTLSFFNPRFTSDLFDVIDRNFSESPANGKNRLPRVDVRETKDAYILDMELPGCTDKDVQINLKDRVLSISSAKEQKEEKTEGDWLIKERVSSNFSRSFTLPEDIDSEKVSAGFKNGLLSVSIPRRAETKSRAIAITAN; from the coding sequence ATGAATACCTTATCCTTTTTTAATCCGAGATTTACATCCGACCTGTTCGATGTAATCGACCGCAACTTTTCGGAATCGCCGGCCAACGGCAAAAACCGGCTGCCGCGCGTAGACGTTCGGGAAACCAAAGACGCGTACATCCTCGACATGGAACTTCCCGGCTGCACCGATAAAGACGTGCAAATAAATTTGAAAGACCGCGTGCTTTCAATAAGCTCGGCAAAAGAGCAAAAAGAAGAAAAAACCGAAGGCGACTGGCTCATCAAAGAGCGCGTGTCGAGCAACTTTTCGCGCAGCTTTACGCTCCCCGAAGACATCGACAGCGAAAAGGTTTCGGCAGGTTTCAAAAACGGCTTGTTGTCGGTCAGCATCCCGCGCAGGGCCGAAACAAAATCCCGCGCAATCGCCATAACGGCAAACTAA
- a CDS encoding ABC transporter ATP-binding protein → MDNSTLLMQVNDISIVFGGLRAVSNFSCMLNKGELVGLIGPNGAGKTTVFNMLSGIYMPTEGSIDFWDKKRRVHSVEKLSSDKLNRIGIARTFQNIRLFGNLSAEDNIRIALHGSRKVNPFDVVLRTGRFYKDEQHMKEKAGSLLSLFKMADKKDELAKNLPYGEQRKLEICRALAANPLLLLLDEPAAGMNPQETAELMQLIAFIRKEFGLTILLIEHDMNLVMGICERLIVLDYGRIIAEGKPADIQKNPAVIKAYLGGEAASDA, encoded by the coding sequence ATGGACAATAGCACATTGCTCATGCAGGTAAACGATATTTCCATCGTATTCGGCGGTTTGCGCGCGGTGAGCAATTTTTCCTGCATGTTGAATAAGGGCGAACTGGTCGGCTTAATCGGGCCGAACGGCGCCGGAAAAACAACGGTGTTCAATATGCTTTCCGGCATATATATGCCTACCGAAGGCAGCATTGACTTTTGGGACAAAAAACGGCGCGTGCACAGCGTCGAAAAGCTTTCGAGCGATAAATTGAACCGCATCGGCATTGCGCGTACCTTTCAAAATATCCGCCTGTTCGGCAATTTGAGCGCCGAAGACAATATCCGCATTGCCCTGCACGGGAGCCGCAAGGTAAACCCGTTCGACGTGGTGCTGCGCACGGGACGCTTTTACAAAGACGAACAGCACATGAAGGAAAAGGCAGGTTCTCTTTTGTCGCTGTTCAAAATGGCGGATAAAAAAGACGAACTTGCAAAAAATCTTCCCTACGGCGAACAGCGCAAACTTGAAATTTGCCGCGCTTTGGCCGCCAATCCCTTGCTTTTGCTTTTGGATGAACCGGCCGCCGGAATGAATCCGCAGGAAACGGCCGAACTTATGCAGCTTATCGCGTTTATCCGCAAGGAATTCGGCCTTACGATTTTGCTTATAGAACACGATATGAATTTGGTTATGGGAATTTGCGAGCGGCTCATTGTGCTCGATTACGGCCGGATTATTGCCGAAGGGAAACCTGCGGACATTCAAAAAAATCCCGCGGTTATAAAAGCTTATTTGGGCGGGGAGGCCGCTTCCGATGCTTAA
- a CDS encoding branched-chain amino acid ABC transporter permease, protein MAKGVRSFKNTAVPAAFALFFLLLPTVLIHFSVIDAYTAQIITLGGINAVMALSVNIVCGITGQLSLGQAGFMAIGAYSAIILTETAGFPLPLAILAAGLITAFAGFLIGFPTLKLTGDYLAIVTLGFGEIIRVFLINFKQITGGANGKRFTAPAAVLLSLSPELSWLVIIGSLILIIALVQNFLRSTYGRAILAVREDEIAASSSGIGVFRYKMIGFVIASFIAGIGGALYAPFIGFIKPDLASFNRSIDYLIFVVLGGMGSLTGSVIASFVLTFLQEFLRFLKDFRLLIYPLILIFVMLFRPQGLLGMKELSFVALWDKVRLMTRSGLKKRAKTEASDGQ, encoded by the coding sequence ATGGCAAAAGGCGTCCGTTCTTTTAAAAATACGGCCGTACCCGCGGCCTTTGCTTTGTTTTTTTTATTACTTCCGACTGTTTTAATACATTTTTCCGTTATCGACGCGTACACGGCGCAGATCATCACGCTCGGCGGCATCAATGCCGTTATGGCGCTCAGCGTCAATATCGTGTGCGGTATTACAGGTCAGCTTTCGCTCGGACAAGCCGGTTTTATGGCGATCGGAGCGTATTCGGCCATTATCTTAACCGAAACGGCGGGTTTTCCTTTGCCGCTCGCGATTCTTGCCGCAGGCCTTATAACCGCCTTCGCCGGTTTTTTAATAGGCTTTCCGACTTTAAAGCTTACGGGCGACTACCTTGCGATCGTAACGCTCGGCTTCGGCGAAATCATACGCGTATTTTTAATCAATTTTAAGCAGATTACCGGCGGGGCGAACGGCAAGCGTTTTACCGCTCCGGCAGCGGTACTGCTTTCGTTGTCGCCCGAACTTTCGTGGCTGGTTATCATCGGCTCTTTAATATTGATTATCGCTTTGGTGCAGAATTTTTTGCGTTCAACCTACGGCAGGGCGATTCTTGCCGTGCGCGAAGACGAGATCGCCGCATCTTCAAGCGGCATCGGCGTATTCCGCTATAAAATGATCGGCTTTGTGATCGCCTCTTTTATCGCCGGCATCGGCGGCGCTTTGTATGCGCCCTTCATCGGCTTTATAAAACCCGACCTCGCATCCTTTAACCGAAGCATCGACTACTTGATTTTTGTCGTTCTCGGCGGTATGGGCTCTTTAACCGGTTCCGTTATCGCCTCCTTTGTGCTTACTTTTTTGCAGGAATTTTTGCGCTTCCTGAAAGACTTCCGGCTGCTTATTTATCCGCTGATTTTAATCTTTGTTATGCTGTTCCGGCCGCAGGGACTTTTGGGTATGAAAGAACTTTCCTTTGTTGCCCTGTGGGACAAGGTTCGCCTTATGACGCGCAGCGGCTTAAAAAAACGCGCAAAAACGGAGGCCTCCGATGGACAATAG